The proteins below come from a single Edaphobacter acidisoli genomic window:
- a CDS encoding queuosine precursor transporter gives MPTIRRHYKYLDALTTAFVVILLVSNLVAQKICLVGPFAISGAILLFPITYIFGDIFTEVYGFSASRRAIWLGFFGTALLYVIAAAVIELPAAPGWANQQAFKVVFGFIPRILAASLVSYWFGEFANSYTMARLKLLTNGRKLWTRTIGSTVVGQAVDTVLVVTLTFAGKAPLHTILNLIGTSYMLKVGYEVMATPLTYLVINWLKSSEGVDTFDRDENFNPFSFASQVGAEPTDS, from the coding sequence ATGCCCACCATCAGGCGTCATTACAAGTACCTCGATGCCCTCACGACGGCCTTCGTCGTCATTCTGCTGGTCTCCAACCTGGTCGCACAGAAGATCTGTCTGGTTGGCCCATTTGCTATCAGCGGCGCCATTCTTCTGTTTCCCATCACTTATATCTTTGGCGATATCTTTACTGAAGTGTATGGATTCTCTGCATCGCGCAGAGCCATCTGGCTGGGATTTTTCGGCACTGCGTTGCTTTATGTCATTGCAGCTGCCGTCATTGAGTTGCCGGCAGCTCCTGGCTGGGCAAATCAGCAGGCGTTCAAAGTTGTCTTTGGGTTCATCCCACGAATATTGGCTGCAAGCCTGGTCTCCTACTGGTTTGGTGAGTTTGCCAATTCGTACACTATGGCGCGATTAAAGCTATTAACCAATGGCCGCAAACTGTGGACGCGCACTATTGGTTCGACAGTAGTGGGGCAGGCGGTCGATACCGTTTTGGTCGTCACACTGACCTTTGCAGGAAAGGCTCCGCTCCATACGATTCTGAATCTGATCGGCACCTCATATATGCTCAAAGTCGGTTACGAAGTAATGGCGACACCACTCACCTACCTTGTAATCAACTGGCTCAAATCGTCCGAGGGAGTGGATACCTTCGACCGCGACGAAAATTTCAACCCGTTTTCCTTTGCCAGTCAAGTTGGCGCCGAACCAACTGATTCCTAA
- a CDS encoding efflux RND transporter periplasmic adaptor subunit: MPLTPNFRRVLAMAASVTICLASGCKSTPPAAAAASFQAMPVQVAPVTLAPVATSDTYVATIKSRRSATMQPQVDGNLTHIYVKSGDFVKAGQLLMQIDPLKQLATVQSQQGTQAQKRAVYQYSETDLARQKQLYQAGIISKQAYDQAVQAYQNSKGDYESSSALTNTQREQLAYYQIRAPFAGVVGDIPVHLGDYVSATTILTTVDENKDLEAYIYIPTERAAQVRKGLPVDILDTNGNLLAKSNISFLSPQVDNGLQSILAKAEIPRSSEMLRNQQLVKARVTWSTAPAPTVPVLAVTLVGGQTFVFVAEPKGDGYVAHQIAVTVGETVGNTYPVLSGLKPGDKVIVSGLQFLQEGVPVKPLG, from the coding sequence GTGCCTCTGACTCCGAATTTTCGCCGCGTCCTGGCCATGGCCGCCAGTGTAACCATCTGCCTGGCCTCCGGTTGCAAGTCGACGCCTCCGGCCGCTGCTGCCGCGTCGTTCCAGGCAATGCCCGTGCAGGTCGCCCCCGTCACTTTAGCTCCAGTCGCGACGTCTGACACCTACGTGGCGACCATCAAGAGCCGCCGTTCCGCTACGATGCAGCCGCAGGTCGATGGGAATCTGACCCACATCTACGTGAAGTCAGGCGACTTCGTGAAGGCCGGCCAGCTCTTGATGCAGATTGACCCGCTGAAGCAGTTAGCAACCGTACAGTCGCAGCAGGGAACGCAAGCGCAGAAGCGCGCGGTCTACCAGTACAGCGAGACTGATCTTGCTCGCCAAAAGCAGCTCTACCAAGCTGGCATCATTTCGAAGCAGGCTTACGATCAGGCCGTACAGGCTTACCAAAACTCCAAGGGAGACTACGAGTCGAGCTCCGCACTGACTAACACGCAAAGGGAGCAGCTTGCGTACTATCAGATCCGCGCTCCCTTCGCCGGTGTCGTTGGCGACATCCCCGTCCACCTCGGCGACTATGTATCGGCAACCACAATCTTGACCACCGTGGATGAGAATAAAGATCTCGAAGCCTACATTTACATTCCCACCGAACGCGCTGCGCAAGTTCGCAAGGGTTTGCCCGTTGATATCCTCGATACCAACGGCAATCTCCTCGCCAAATCCAACATCAGCTTCCTCTCTCCGCAGGTGGACAACGGTCTGCAAAGCATCTTGGCCAAAGCCGAGATTCCGCGCAGCTCTGAAATGCTCCGCAACCAGCAGCTTGTGAAAGCCCGTGTTACCTGGAGCACTGCGCCCGCACCCACTGTTCCTGTGCTCGCGGTTACGCTCGTTGGCGGACAGACGTTTGTCTTTGTCGCCGAGCCTAAGGGCGATGGCTATGTGGCCCATCAGATCGCTGTCACTGTCGGCGAAACCGTAGGAAATACCTACCCGGTGCTCAGTGGACTCAAGCCAGGTGACAAGGTCATTGTTTCGGGCCTTCAGTTTTTACAGGAAGGCGTTCCAGTCAAACCCTTGGGCTAA
- a CDS encoding alpha-amylase family glycosyl hydrolase — MEFHISRRVREQIDLSDLLFSFSGNVIFANLAASRNLAEKMQALSAGKRDSHQTINGAALFAMGLIDELSHALVASYRKKTDPAVLAKGLEFLSANLGKKDRDELLLAFTDQFPNVAIFRNETTAQTWLNGQTDSISNQEAALEELLLLWLANANPAFSAFKVLFDDEGLKESTRYKIATSALPGYFKTRPPVESGLGDLLEALRAPMLASPDSLTGQLDYIREYWSPLVGDDLKRIFLAIDVLREEEIAIWMRFHPPGPVTHRHGEHGGMAEGFAGDEYVGFDSEVRNQGLSRRLYAKDYQAPLNEYEAFSADQAWMPTVVLIAKNTYVWLEQLSQKYGRHIYRLDQIPDEELRLLVDRGITGLWLIGLWERSTASKTIKRLRGNNDAVASAYSLKNYTIAQDLGGESAFRHLKQQAATVGLRLASDMVPNHMGIDSDWVIDHPDWFLSRPDSPFPAYSFEGPDLSSDSRVEIKIEDHYYDHSDAAVVFRLRHHADGVTRFVYHGNDGTSFAWNDTAQLDYLRRDVREHVIQVILEVAKRFPIIRFDAAMVLAKRHVQRLWFPLPGAGGSIPSRAEYALSQEDFDRLMPHEFWREVVDRVAVEVPGTLLLAEAFWLLEGYFVRTLGMHRVYNSAFMNMLRDEENAKYRSYLKKTVEFDPDILKRYVNFMSNPDERTAIDQFGSGDKYFGVSVLLATLPGLPMFGHGQIEGYTERYGMDFKQALLREYPNDDLIARHQHLIAPLLKARHLFAGSENFLLYDFWNDFGSVDENVFAYSNRHANERALIVYNNRYQGTHGTIHFSVGFLDKGSDSIQQRSLAYGLNLPQGDSDLIAYRDNVLGLEYLRYARDLHQHGLSISLRGYQHVALLDWRDLRPSPAQPWNLLCDALHGAGVYSLDEALSQLKLRPLLETLRQAISAEVIDYFTAASRKLPHPPISKLSPSDGSQQAMKLEQSSHIAPAPEFERYVQQFRDQIRELLVKNGGLPPDGADASSRNNDLAEVITASFELPSILSRLPEYLERSASVILPSLGSKASGTPMWAPVLAWLTFQNLSSVVHPFEVFERFNFRWALAETFSSVGMEGETPWKAAAQVRVLARFFEQTPTDVFHLAEFWQDPEVHWLIGVNSANGIEYVNQERLEETLLWMTVPVLLKTTSNSTANSIAGFAVTSVEKILNLARRARFRFLDFLQLVLNEDSESPTSEVSEQSLGVSMSYQSDAMQGVKSPER; from the coding sequence ATGGAATTCCATATTTCTCGCCGCGTGCGCGAACAAATTGATCTCAGCGATTTGCTCTTCAGCTTTTCGGGCAATGTGATCTTCGCGAACCTGGCGGCTAGTCGCAATTTGGCCGAAAAGATGCAGGCACTCAGTGCTGGAAAAAGAGATAGTCATCAAACCATAAATGGTGCGGCATTGTTTGCGATGGGCTTGATTGACGAGCTCAGTCACGCGCTGGTTGCAAGTTATCGTAAGAAGACTGACCCGGCCGTGCTTGCAAAAGGACTAGAGTTTCTCTCTGCAAACCTCGGTAAGAAAGATCGGGACGAACTTCTCCTTGCCTTTACAGATCAATTTCCGAATGTCGCTATCTTCCGAAATGAAACAACTGCGCAAACCTGGCTCAACGGACAGACGGACAGCATTTCGAATCAGGAGGCAGCACTCGAGGAACTGCTCTTACTCTGGCTGGCCAATGCGAACCCGGCGTTTTCAGCCTTTAAAGTGCTCTTCGACGATGAAGGACTCAAGGAATCGACCAGATATAAGATCGCAACCTCCGCCCTCCCTGGGTATTTCAAAACGCGGCCGCCTGTCGAATCCGGGCTAGGGGATTTATTAGAGGCGTTGCGAGCACCGATGTTGGCATCGCCTGACTCCCTTACAGGTCAATTGGATTACATTCGTGAATACTGGTCTCCTCTTGTTGGCGACGATTTAAAGCGAATTTTTCTGGCAATAGATGTGTTGCGAGAGGAAGAGATTGCGATCTGGATGCGCTTTCATCCTCCAGGGCCAGTGACACACAGGCATGGCGAGCATGGTGGGATGGCAGAAGGCTTTGCTGGAGACGAATATGTAGGCTTCGATTCTGAGGTGAGAAATCAGGGATTGTCACGCCGCCTCTATGCAAAGGATTACCAGGCACCCTTGAACGAGTATGAGGCCTTCAGTGCTGACCAAGCATGGATGCCCACGGTCGTTTTGATCGCAAAAAACACCTATGTCTGGCTGGAGCAGCTATCCCAGAAATATGGTCGTCATATCTATCGCCTTGATCAGATTCCGGATGAGGAACTTCGCTTGCTAGTAGATCGAGGGATCACTGGCCTTTGGTTGATCGGGCTGTGGGAGCGCAGCACTGCATCGAAGACCATCAAACGGCTTCGGGGCAATAACGATGCCGTTGCATCTGCGTATTCACTCAAAAACTACACGATCGCGCAGGATCTTGGTGGGGAATCGGCATTCCGCCACCTGAAGCAGCAAGCAGCGACGGTCGGACTGAGGTTGGCCAGCGATATGGTGCCTAATCACATGGGGATTGACTCTGATTGGGTTATCGACCATCCGGACTGGTTTCTTTCACGTCCTGACAGCCCATTTCCTGCATACAGTTTTGAGGGGCCGGATCTTTCAAGTGATTCCCGAGTAGAGATCAAAATAGAAGACCATTATTACGATCATTCTGACGCCGCAGTCGTCTTTCGCCTGCGACATCACGCTGATGGGGTTACACGCTTTGTCTACCACGGTAATGACGGGACCTCCTTTGCATGGAATGATACGGCTCAGCTCGACTATTTACGACGTGATGTGAGAGAGCATGTAATCCAGGTAATCCTTGAAGTCGCTAAGCGGTTTCCAATTATCCGGTTCGATGCGGCTATGGTTCTGGCAAAGCGTCACGTACAACGGTTGTGGTTTCCTTTGCCCGGCGCAGGAGGATCCATACCGTCTCGAGCTGAATATGCGTTGTCGCAAGAAGACTTCGACCGATTGATGCCTCATGAATTTTGGAGAGAGGTGGTTGACCGGGTTGCCGTTGAAGTCCCGGGCACTCTTCTTTTGGCCGAGGCATTCTGGCTGCTTGAAGGTTATTTTGTTCGCACGCTTGGTATGCATCGGGTCTACAACAGCGCGTTCATGAACATGTTGCGCGATGAAGAAAATGCGAAGTACCGTTCCTATCTGAAAAAGACAGTTGAATTCGATCCGGACATCCTCAAACGCTATGTCAACTTTATGAGCAACCCTGACGAGCGCACGGCAATAGATCAATTTGGATCAGGCGACAAGTATTTCGGCGTTTCAGTGCTGCTTGCAACACTGCCGGGTCTCCCCATGTTTGGTCATGGTCAGATCGAAGGCTATACCGAGCGCTATGGCATGGATTTCAAACAGGCCTTACTTAGGGAATACCCGAACGATGATTTGATTGCCAGGCACCAGCATTTGATTGCGCCTCTCTTGAAAGCTCGACATCTCTTTGCAGGCAGTGAGAATTTTCTGCTCTATGATTTCTGGAACGATTTCGGCTCTGTAGATGAGAACGTCTTTGCTTACTCTAACCGACACGCTAACGAACGAGCTTTGATTGTTTATAACAATCGCTATCAAGGAACACACGGTACCATCCACTTTTCTGTCGGCTTTCTCGACAAGGGGAGTGATTCAATTCAACAGAGGAGCCTCGCATACGGACTCAACCTGCCGCAAGGTGACTCGGATCTGATTGCATACCGAGACAACGTTCTTGGATTGGAATACTTGAGATATGCACGGGATCTGCATCAGCATGGTCTCTCTATTTCGCTTCGTGGATATCAGCATGTCGCGTTACTCGATTGGCGGGACCTACGGCCAAGCCCAGCGCAGCCATGGAACCTGCTATGCGATGCTCTCCATGGTGCAGGTGTTTACAGCCTCGACGAAGCTCTATCGCAACTAAAGCTTCGTCCCCTCCTCGAAACGCTTCGGCAAGCAATATCGGCTGAAGTAATCGACTACTTTACCGCAGCTTCTAGAAAGCTGCCTCACCCACCAATATCCAAACTGTCGCCCTCTGATGGATCACAGCAAGCAATGAAATTGGAGCAGAGCTCACATATTGCACCCGCCCCTGAGTTCGAACGCTATGTGCAACAATTTCGAGATCAAATTCGAGAATTATTGGTAAAGAACGGTGGCTTGCCACCTGATGGAGCCGATGCTTCCTCTCGGAACAATGACCTGGCAGAGGTAATTACTGCCTCTTTTGAATTGCCGTCGATCCTTTCTCGGCTTCCTGAGTATCTTGAACGTTCGGCCTCGGTTATTCTCCCATCCTTGGGCTCGAAAGCATCGGGTACGCCGATGTGGGCGCCAGTCTTGGCGTGGCTGACATTTCAGAATCTATCCTCTGTCGTCCATCCATTCGAAGTGTTTGAGCGGTTCAACTTCCGTTGGGCGCTAGCTGAGACATTCTCCTCTGTGGGCATGGAAGGGGAGACCCCATGGAAGGCCGCCGCACAAGTACGTGTACTTGCGAGATTTTTCGAGCAGACTCCAACTGATGTCTTCCATCTGGCAGAGTTTTGGCAGGACCCAGAAGTTCATTGGCTGATCGGTGTCAACAGCGCGAACGGGATCGAGTATGTAAATCAGGAGCGATTGGAAGAGACACTACTTTGGATGACCGTGCCTGTATTGCTTAAAACGACGTCTAATTCGACGGCCAACTCAATCGCAGGCTTCGCTGTAACATCTGTAGAGAAAATATTGAATCTTGCAAGACGCGCGCGGTTCAGGTTCTTAGACTTCCTGCAGCTGGTGCTCAACGAGGATAGTGAATCACCAACTTCTGAGGTTTCCGAACAGAGCTTGGGAGTCTCTATGTCTTACCAGAGCGATGCTATGCAGGGCGTCAAGAGCCCTGAACGCTAG
- a CDS encoding glycoside hydrolase family 15 protein has product MALKIEDYALIGDCETAALVGIDGSIDWLCWPDFSSPACFAALIGTKRNGRWYVAPKQSCKSVTRQYRDHTLILETRFETASGVLLLIDFMPVRETHSDIVRIVKCLEGTVTVQIELCVRFDYGRTTPWTGTRERNGWAAAAGTGVVYLRTQQPMQTKNDIASAEFVLTKEQQRVFVLTYTDAQETPPRRINANLALRETEQFWLKWCASSNYDGISRGVVERSLITLKALTYRPSGGIVAAPTTSLPERMGADRNWDYRYCWLRDAAFTLESLLSTGYRDEARAWQEWLLQAVGSDVRSMQIMYGMHGERHLPECELPWLHGYRKSQPVRFGNAASEQLQLDVYGEVADAIVKMKCAGIHSDQRVSHLLCSLTDYVASICHLPASGLWEQRNRVKHYTYSKAMAWLALNHGIEHVQAGNTARWKAIRDRLYRQICRRGFNRKLGSFVQSFDSDVLDASVLLLPFAGFLPFSDERVRSTIDTVLRKLTKNGFVYRFAPRDQKQSESSFVACSFWMVQSLAGIGRRSAAERLFQKLISRCNDVGLIAEEYDPDNRRFMGNFPQALSHIALINAARALSSQ; this is encoded by the coding sequence GTGGCTCTTAAGATTGAAGATTATGCATTGATTGGAGATTGTGAAACTGCCGCACTCGTGGGAATCGACGGATCGATCGATTGGCTATGTTGGCCAGACTTCTCGTCTCCAGCCTGCTTCGCGGCTCTCATTGGAACAAAACGAAATGGCCGGTGGTATGTCGCCCCGAAGCAGTCATGCAAAAGCGTCACCCGTCAATACCGGGATCACACTCTTATCCTCGAAACCCGGTTTGAAACAGCTTCAGGTGTTCTCTTATTGATTGATTTCATGCCAGTACGCGAAACTCACTCCGATATTGTGCGGATAGTGAAATGCCTTGAAGGCACCGTGACCGTTCAGATAGAACTCTGCGTCCGCTTTGACTATGGACGGACTACCCCATGGACAGGCACGAGAGAGAGAAATGGCTGGGCAGCCGCGGCTGGCACTGGCGTTGTCTACTTGCGCACGCAACAACCGATGCAGACAAAGAACGATATTGCTTCCGCCGAATTCGTCCTCACCAAGGAGCAACAGAGAGTATTTGTCCTCACATACACAGACGCGCAAGAAACTCCTCCACGGCGCATCAATGCGAATTTAGCCCTTCGGGAGACCGAGCAGTTCTGGCTAAAATGGTGCGCTTCAAGTAACTATGATGGGATATCGCGCGGTGTAGTAGAGCGATCGCTGATCACCTTGAAAGCGCTAACCTACCGTCCGAGCGGCGGCATTGTCGCAGCCCCCACTACATCGTTGCCAGAGCGTATGGGTGCCGATCGAAACTGGGACTATCGTTATTGCTGGCTGAGGGACGCGGCATTCACACTCGAAAGCCTCCTCTCAACCGGTTATCGTGACGAGGCGCGCGCCTGGCAGGAGTGGCTTCTTCAAGCCGTGGGTAGCGATGTACGTAGCATGCAGATCATGTATGGGATGCACGGAGAAAGACACCTTCCAGAATGCGAACTTCCATGGCTTCATGGATATCGCAAGTCGCAACCCGTTCGCTTCGGGAACGCTGCTTCGGAGCAACTGCAATTGGACGTGTATGGTGAAGTCGCAGATGCCATCGTAAAAATGAAATGCGCTGGCATCCATTCTGATCAACGCGTCTCTCATTTGCTCTGTAGCCTCACGGATTATGTAGCATCTATCTGCCATCTTCCCGCATCTGGCCTATGGGAACAGCGAAATCGAGTGAAGCACTATACCTATTCCAAAGCAATGGCTTGGCTTGCCCTAAATCACGGGATAGAACATGTACAAGCAGGAAATACAGCAAGATGGAAAGCTATACGCGACCGATTGTATAGGCAAATATGCCGAAGGGGGTTCAACCGAAAGCTGGGTAGCTTCGTACAGTCATTCGATTCAGACGTGCTGGATGCTTCGGTATTGCTTCTTCCGTTCGCTGGCTTTCTTCCATTCAGCGACGAGCGAGTGCGGAGCACAATTGACACGGTCCTGAGAAAGCTTACAAAAAATGGATTTGTTTATCGCTTTGCACCACGCGATCAGAAACAATCTGAATCATCTTTTGTGGCATGCTCATTTTGGATGGTTCAGAGTCTCGCCGGAATTGGCCGCCGTAGCGCCGCCGAAAGGCTATTTCAAAAACTAATCTCGCGATGTAATGACGTCGGCCTAATCGCTGAAGAGTACGACCCTGATAATAGGCGATTCATGGGCAACTTCCCCCAGGCCCTTTCGCATATTGCCCTCATCAACGCCGCACGTGCCCTCTCATCCCAATAG